One window from the genome of Pseudomonas sp. L5B5 encodes:
- a CDS encoding DNA circularization protein — protein sequence MSWEENLLDASFRGVQFDVVEESTQAERSLAQHGTPYQDGDAVEDLGQGARVYTMRAVLFGTNYEFELRLLLGALDILGPGELVHPVYGSVTVVSKGYTVHHSAERPDYAQVELHFLAHTPDEPFFNRDLIYTIEQKLLVEDEYTWQDGVFDFLAAIDSLVAQIQEWIGGGWTGLLEKALGLPGIGLRLQQLRSQILGVVSGVVDLFKSNPISAFDPLTDLLRTPTEIRSVIQESTPSTSRELLSRTGVPFVMPGGESLTTGAARAGSAFLLAAQQGVEPDSAILPAEMPSDPVETSAFGLVVLVITELAVSHAQAVAAVIEGEADTPTLSPEDLERLVNLARSLAESAVLLHRRLYDVESALPVINALRSVAGLVQARARSVILLSPPLIERTVSSATSLRRLAHHWYGDHVRAAELMRLNPGLKAPHNIEAGEVLRAYAK from the coding sequence ATGAGTTGGGAAGAGAACTTGCTGGACGCCTCTTTTCGTGGTGTGCAATTCGACGTTGTTGAGGAAAGTACCCAGGCGGAGCGCTCGCTGGCTCAGCACGGGACGCCATACCAGGACGGCGATGCCGTTGAGGACCTTGGGCAAGGTGCTCGGGTTTACACGATGCGGGCCGTGCTGTTTGGCACCAACTATGAGTTTGAGCTGCGGTTGCTTCTCGGCGCGCTGGACATCCTCGGGCCAGGCGAGCTGGTTCACCCGGTGTATGGCAGTGTCACCGTCGTGTCGAAAGGCTACACCGTGCATCACAGTGCTGAGCGCCCTGACTATGCGCAGGTGGAGCTGCATTTCCTGGCGCATACGCCAGACGAGCCATTTTTTAACCGTGACCTCATCTACACCATCGAGCAAAAGCTGCTGGTGGAGGATGAGTACACCTGGCAGGACGGCGTTTTTGATTTTCTTGCTGCTATCGACAGCCTGGTAGCCCAGATTCAGGAATGGATTGGCGGCGGCTGGACGGGGTTACTTGAAAAAGCGCTAGGCCTGCCTGGTATCGGTTTGCGTTTGCAGCAGTTGCGTAGCCAGATTCTCGGCGTCGTATCTGGTGTTGTCGACCTGTTCAAGAGTAACCCGATCTCGGCCTTCGACCCGCTGACTGATCTGCTACGAACGCCTACCGAGATTCGTAGTGTCATCCAAGAGAGCACACCCAGCACCTCCCGTGAGCTGCTCTCACGTACCGGCGTGCCGTTCGTGATGCCGGGAGGCGAAAGCCTGACCACTGGTGCGGCACGTGCAGGTTCTGCTTTCCTGCTGGCAGCTCAACAAGGTGTTGAACCTGATTCGGCGATACTGCCTGCTGAAATGCCGAGTGATCCGGTCGAAACGTCGGCCTTCGGGTTGGTCGTGCTGGTTATCACTGAGCTGGCTGTTTCGCACGCTCAGGCTGTGGCTGCTGTCATCGAGGGCGAGGCGGATACGCCAACGCTGAGCCCGGAAGATTTGGAGCGGCTGGTCAATCTAGCGCGCTCGCTGGCTGAGTCCGCGGTGCTACTGCACCGTCGCCTTTACGACGTCGAGTCCGCGTTGCCGGTCATTAACGCACTGCGTTCAGTTGCGGGCCTGGTGCAGGCGCGTGCTCGGTCAGTGATCTTGCTCAGCCCGCCACTCATTGAGCGAACTGTCTCTAGCGCTACCAGTCTGCGGCGGCTGGCCCATCACTGGTATGGCGATCATGTGCGTGCTGCCGAGCTGATGCGGCTCAATCCAGGGCTGAAGGCCCCACACAATATAGAAGCGGGAGAGGTGCTACGTGCCTACGCCAAATGA
- a CDS encoding YmfQ family protein: protein MTSLADQLRLLLPPVSYNGSAPRLSAAIEAEASALTSAEAHAEAAYSAIFADSGMGLADWERVLALPDPCLAGVPQSVRQRVQAVVSKLQGRGGQSRSFFIALAKSLGYDITIDTFSPALAGVARAGDPINGGDWAFAWRVNAPAVTVSRAVAGITGAGDPLASWGNRPLECRLSQMKPAESILLFGYGDN, encoded by the coding sequence ATGACCAGTCTCGCAGACCAGCTCCGGCTGCTCCTTCCTCCGGTCTCATATAACGGATCGGCGCCCCGCCTCTCGGCTGCGATTGAGGCTGAGGCTAGCGCGCTGACATCTGCCGAAGCCCATGCCGAGGCAGCTTACAGCGCCATTTTTGCCGACTCTGGAATGGGGCTTGCGGATTGGGAGCGTGTTCTTGCTTTGCCTGATCCTTGCCTTGCTGGTGTGCCGCAATCGGTTCGCCAGCGTGTGCAAGCGGTTGTCAGCAAGCTGCAAGGTCGTGGCGGTCAAAGCCGGTCCTTTTTTATCGCCCTGGCAAAGTCCCTCGGCTACGACATAACCATCGACACCTTTAGCCCTGCTCTTGCAGGCGTAGCGCGGGCTGGAGACCCAATCAATGGCGGCGACTGGGCGTTTGCCTGGCGTGTCAACGCACCGGCAGTGACGGTGAGCCGGGCCGTTGCAGGAATCACTGGAGCTGGCGACCCGCTGGCGTCCTGGGGCAATAGGCCCCTTGAGTGCAGGCTCAGCCAAATGAAGCCCGCCGAATCCATTCTTCTATTCGGTTACGGAGACAACTAA
- a CDS encoding FecR family protein, with protein sequence MMDSRACACGQARVRDEAAQWFVRLQEPGLSLEQQADFQRWLAEHPQHPHEWQVLQSLWAAADLVPAARLQALCAEAPATGKRRPWLRFAAAAAVVSVAVALGTFSGLGPTTSYDATFATVLGERRVVALPDGSQVELNSRSRLQVRYANDQRLVELEEGEALFSVEHDSARPFVVSAGPGKVTVTGTRFDVRRDARQTRVAVTQGRVKVQGRQAASDDFITLTPGQGTHVDAQGQVAPAYAVNPEELTAWRSGKLVFNNARLVDVLAEVSRYRERPLHLASPALGELRLTSVFRSDDIDALLKALPSILPVAVRTRADGSQEIFSR encoded by the coding sequence ATGATGGACAGCCGCGCTTGTGCCTGTGGACAGGCCAGGGTCCGCGACGAAGCGGCGCAGTGGTTCGTGCGCCTGCAGGAGCCCGGCTTGAGCCTGGAGCAGCAGGCAGACTTCCAGCGCTGGCTGGCCGAGCACCCGCAACATCCCCATGAGTGGCAAGTGCTGCAGTCGTTGTGGGCCGCCGCAGACCTGGTGCCCGCAGCCCGCCTGCAGGCTTTGTGCGCCGAGGCCCCGGCAACTGGCAAGCGCCGCCCGTGGTTGCGCTTTGCCGCGGCCGCTGCCGTGGTGAGCGTGGCCGTGGCCCTGGGCACGTTCAGCGGCCTGGGCCCCACGACGTCCTATGACGCCACCTTCGCCACCGTTCTGGGCGAACGACGCGTGGTGGCCTTGCCCGATGGTTCGCAGGTCGAACTCAACAGTCGCAGCCGGCTCCAGGTGCGTTATGCGAACGACCAGCGCCTGGTGGAGCTGGAGGAGGGCGAGGCGCTGTTCAGTGTCGAGCACGACAGTGCCCGGCCCTTCGTGGTGAGTGCCGGGCCCGGCAAGGTCACGGTGACCGGCACCCGTTTCGACGTACGCCGCGACGCCCGGCAGACCCGGGTGGCGGTGACCCAGGGGCGGGTCAAGGTCCAGGGCCGGCAGGCCGCCAGCGATGACTTCATTACCCTGACCCCGGGCCAGGGGACCCATGTCGATGCACAAGGGCAGGTAGCCCCGGCCTATGCGGTGAACCCCGAGGAACTGACGGCCTGGCGCAGCGGCAAGCTGGTGTTCAACAACGCTCGGCTGGTCGATGTGCTGGCCGAGGTTTCGCGTTATCGCGAGCGACCTTTGCACCTGGCCAGCCCGGCGCTGGGCGAGCTGCGCCTGACCAGCGTGTTCAGGTCCGATGACATCGATGCCCTGCTCAAGGCCCTGCCGAGCATCCTGCCGGTGGCGGTGCGTACCCGTGCCGACGGCAGCCAGGAAATTTTTTCCCGTTAG
- a CDS encoding phage tail protein, translating to MSDNHVGQIVLSINGQDYDIKSLDHSLKTGRVVVKTMNRTGRPKGTAKGIEDHELRVTVAVPKTGEPNWRAMLDAKITIEPLDGGGQRETWTGVALMEMGSKYQLEGEATRDLTLSALNYYME from the coding sequence ATGTCTGATAACCATGTAGGGCAGATCGTTCTGTCCATCAACGGCCAAGACTATGACATTAAGAGCCTCGACCACTCGCTGAAAACAGGTCGAGTTGTCGTCAAGACGATGAACCGCACCGGCCGCCCCAAGGGCACCGCCAAAGGCATCGAAGACCATGAGCTGCGTGTAACCGTTGCGGTTCCGAAAACTGGCGAACCCAACTGGCGCGCCATGCTCGACGCCAAAATCACTATCGAGCCTCTCGACGGTGGCGGTCAGCGCGAGACCTGGACGGGTGTCGCTCTGATGGAAATGGGCAGCAAGTACCAGCTCGAAGGTGAGGCCACCCGCGATCTGACCCTTTCTGCTCTGAACTACTACATGGAGTGA
- a CDS encoding RNA polymerase sigma factor, with the protein MTAKPPRRPGFFEHYEELIGTWTRRLRNRQQAEDLAHDTFVRVLESDASTVQQPRAYLHQTARNIAVDAFRREDRRAGLEDYQAHLGVSSTGDPEHFMHAIQLADSIERALGELPLNCRKVFIWQKIEGLTQAEIAERLGLSKNMVEKYMIRTLRHLRDRLDGAAP; encoded by the coding sequence ATGACAGCCAAGCCGCCCCGCAGACCAGGCTTTTTCGAACACTACGAAGAGTTGATCGGCACCTGGACCCGGCGCTTGCGCAATCGCCAGCAGGCCGAGGACCTGGCCCACGACACCTTTGTCCGGGTGCTGGAATCCGACGCCTCCACCGTGCAGCAGCCACGGGCCTATCTGCACCAGACCGCACGCAACATTGCCGTGGACGCCTTTCGGCGCGAAGACCGGCGTGCCGGACTGGAGGACTATCAGGCTCATCTCGGCGTGTCGTCCACTGGCGACCCGGAGCATTTCATGCACGCGATCCAGTTGGCCGATTCCATCGAGCGGGCCCTTGGCGAATTGCCGCTGAACTGTCGCAAGGTGTTTATCTGGCAGAAGATCGAGGGCCTGACCCAGGCCGAGATCGCCGAGCGCCTGGGGCTGTCAAAAAACATGGTGGAAAAGTATATGATCCGCACCCTGCGGCACCTGCGCGACCGCCTGGATGGGGCTGCCCCATGA
- a CDS encoding baseplate J/gp47 family protein produces the protein MAISVLAFESILGNILRDIRNLQPEADIGKDSDNYARSAAFAAAVEGLYQKVSWVYRQIFADTADDEELLHHAAIQGLFQKGSVAATASVLLSGAPGVNLLQGSTLTHVATGEKFATTSSAQIGQDGTVAVGVSAIKAGFALNGLSGELVVNSPPLAMSGVASFVSETIGGDDQEKTESLRGRLLELIQSPPAGGTAYDFKRWARSVDGVTDALVLPMRRGAGTVDVVITTSSGSPSAEVIANCKEFILGKCSVIADVWVYAPVVRTVDSTALVELEGGYKLVDVQAAAQVAYNALLGALKPREILRRSQIEAMLNNLAGVTDRSVTAPAGNVKASEDASLIGWIRPGTIKLGLMR, from the coding sequence ATGGCAATCTCGGTTCTTGCATTCGAAAGTATCCTTGGAAATATTCTGAGGGATATTCGCAACTTGCAGCCTGAGGCCGATATCGGCAAAGACAGTGACAATTACGCCCGCTCGGCGGCATTTGCGGCGGCAGTCGAAGGGCTCTATCAAAAAGTTTCGTGGGTTTACCGGCAGATTTTCGCGGATACGGCAGATGATGAAGAGTTGCTGCATCACGCCGCGATTCAGGGGCTTTTTCAGAAAGGGTCTGTGGCGGCTACAGCGTCAGTACTGTTGAGTGGTGCGCCTGGTGTCAATCTGCTGCAAGGATCGACGCTCACTCATGTCGCCACGGGCGAAAAGTTCGCGACGACTTCAAGTGCTCAGATTGGCCAGGATGGAACTGTGGCTGTCGGTGTAAGTGCTATTAAAGCCGGTTTTGCGCTTAATGGTTTAAGTGGTGAGCTTGTCGTCAATAGCCCGCCGTTGGCAATGTCCGGTGTCGCAAGTTTTGTCAGCGAAACTATTGGTGGTGATGACCAGGAAAAAACCGAGTCCTTGCGGGGCCGGCTCCTGGAACTCATTCAGTCTCCACCGGCAGGTGGTACAGCTTATGACTTCAAGCGCTGGGCCAGAAGTGTGGACGGCGTTACCGATGCACTTGTGCTGCCTATGCGTCGCGGCGCGGGAACTGTCGATGTTGTGATTACCACAAGTAGCGGCAGCCCATCGGCCGAAGTCATAGCCAACTGCAAAGAGTTCATCTTGGGCAAATGTTCGGTGATTGCCGATGTGTGGGTTTATGCCCCAGTCGTCCGCACAGTCGATTCCACTGCTCTTGTAGAGCTGGAGGGCGGTTACAAGCTTGTCGACGTGCAAGCGGCTGCGCAGGTTGCATACAACGCCTTGCTTGGAGCGCTCAAGCCTCGCGAGATCCTCAGGCGCTCACAGATTGAGGCCATGCTCAACAATCTGGCCGGGGTTACGGATCGCTCCGTTACGGCCCCAGCCGGAAACGTCAAAGCCTCTGAAGACGCTAGCTTGATCGGTTGGATTCGCCCCGGAACCATCAAGTTGGGGCTGATGAGATGA
- a CDS encoding phage tail tape measure protein has product MSSDLRIALRVQAHSGDARREVQALDSSLRDAGKKGARALTEEANKSGTALRNAGQAGATSYKIIRQAVREAAQGQGVWRAGVAQSTSAIKVMGETARKAAGDAKSELAKAAKEGSEPLRQSVDKTEASMRRLAQSGGNNLRLLKRLATGVREEFDRLKRFGGSAQGQLAGLGLGFGVATGLTGSARLDRQLIRTQQTADMSNAQRDEWREEGFRIAKKYGLDREGVDSGFNTLIASGVNYSAAKKTADAIGQGTAVTGADSAVLGKAVVAGASAFNLDLNEEGVALALLQKMTVAGRLGNAELENLADLFPKIGGAAQAAGMSIAQALAFTETLSTVELQPERLGTLAESTLRVFSNKTYRDQVTKASGVKFFNKDGSSRNPEDVFSDLKRKYDRMKTDEQRAKFMGVVFKGMDQDTVRGARIMLSGNKNATFSEQSKEIEQAKPIFEKDLVDNVNSATGAGSRMKSTLGQAIDRMAQPLNKGFSEFGSYLLDDLNLSGEQMLAGGALVGVGGYYAGRGAKAGAGALFNKFLGGPETLKNIAVGKVLEEAAGVTSVFVTNWPSGALGGGMPELPGGSSTSSKGKLGGFIASWLAPLALAATSTQLGGASNQQTDEDRLAMVPRNKLINDEQRTYQAAFYRNRIDLAKDNPGASDDWLSSQAQRLAHDQTGLTASGGSVEGGREWAANASQRLTDATLAPMQQASGQGPADARLQALLSKPLVIDLRLDSHAIQAEVERRTDIQVRRGQ; this is encoded by the coding sequence ATGAGTTCGGACCTGCGCATAGCACTGCGCGTTCAAGCGCACTCCGGTGATGCGCGCCGCGAAGTTCAGGCGCTTGATAGCTCATTGCGTGATGCTGGCAAGAAGGGCGCGCGCGCGCTCACGGAAGAGGCAAACAAGTCCGGAACCGCATTGCGTAACGCCGGTCAGGCGGGCGCAACCAGCTACAAGATCATCCGGCAAGCAGTGCGCGAGGCCGCGCAGGGGCAAGGTGTCTGGCGTGCGGGTGTTGCTCAATCAACTAGCGCAATAAAGGTAATGGGCGAAACCGCCCGTAAGGCTGCAGGCGATGCAAAAAGTGAGTTGGCCAAGGCGGCGAAAGAAGGTTCCGAACCGCTTCGCCAGTCCGTCGACAAGACCGAGGCCAGCATGCGCCGTCTGGCTCAAAGTGGCGGCAATAACCTGCGTCTTCTCAAGCGTTTGGCGACAGGTGTTCGCGAAGAGTTCGACAGGCTCAAGCGATTCGGCGGGTCGGCCCAAGGCCAGCTTGCCGGGCTGGGTCTGGGCTTCGGTGTTGCGACCGGGCTGACTGGTAGTGCGAGGTTGGATCGCCAGTTGATCCGCACGCAGCAGACCGCAGACATGTCGAACGCTCAGCGTGACGAGTGGCGAGAGGAAGGTTTCCGCATCGCCAAGAAATACGGTCTTGACCGCGAAGGTGTGGACAGTGGTTTCAATACTCTGATCGCATCCGGGGTCAACTACAGCGCGGCGAAGAAGACCGCTGATGCCATAGGCCAGGGTACGGCGGTTACTGGTGCTGACTCTGCGGTGTTGGGTAAGGCGGTGGTCGCAGGCGCCAGTGCGTTCAACCTCGACTTGAACGAAGAAGGCGTCGCGCTGGCGTTGCTGCAAAAGATGACGGTTGCGGGTCGCCTGGGTAATGCCGAGCTTGAGAACCTGGCAGACCTTTTTCCCAAAATCGGCGGCGCCGCCCAGGCCGCAGGGATGTCTATCGCTCAGGCGCTGGCGTTCACTGAAACATTGTCCACTGTTGAGCTACAGCCAGAGCGACTGGGAACATTGGCTGAATCAACTTTGCGAGTATTCAGTAACAAAACTTATCGCGACCAAGTTACAAAAGCATCTGGCGTTAAGTTTTTTAATAAAGACGGTAGTTCGCGAAATCCGGAAGATGTATTTTCGGACCTAAAGCGTAAGTATGACCGCATGAAAACCGATGAACAGCGCGCAAAGTTCATGGGTGTTGTATTTAAAGGTATGGATCAAGACACAGTTCGCGGCGCGCGAATCATGTTGAGTGGCAACAAGAACGCAACGTTTTCCGAACAATCTAAAGAGATTGAACAGGCCAAGCCAATCTTTGAAAAAGACCTTGTTGATAACGTGAATAGCGCCACTGGTGCCGGTAGCCGGATGAAGTCCACGCTTGGGCAGGCCATTGACCGTATGGCGCAGCCGCTGAACAAGGGGTTTTCTGAGTTCGGTAGTTACTTGCTTGACGACCTCAATCTGTCTGGCGAGCAAATGCTGGCCGGTGGAGCCCTGGTGGGTGTTGGAGGTTATTACGCGGGTCGCGGCGCAAAAGCCGGCGCAGGTGCCTTGTTCAATAAGTTTTTGGGTGGCCCGGAAACACTGAAAAATATTGCAGTCGGCAAAGTTCTTGAGGAAGCGGCAGGCGTAACCTCGGTGTTTGTCACCAACTGGCCATCGGGCGCGTTGGGTGGTGGCATGCCAGAACTACCGGGCGGATCATCAACCTCAAGCAAGGGCAAGCTTGGTGGTTTTATCGCGTCATGGTTGGCACCGCTAGCGTTGGCAGCAACATCCACTCAGCTTGGAGGCGCCAGTAATCAGCAAACGGATGAAGATCGCTTGGCTATGGTGCCCCGCAACAAGCTGATCAACGATGAGCAGCGTACCTACCAGGCCGCCTTCTATCGGAACCGTATCGATCTTGCGAAAGACAACCCCGGGGCCTCGGACGATTGGCTTTCGAGCCAAGCCCAGCGTCTGGCCCATGACCAGACCGGGCTAACCGCATCGGGTGGATCGGTTGAGGGGGGGCGGGAATGGGCAGCAAACGCCTCCCAGCGCCTCACTGATGCGACGCTTGCTCCCATGCAGCAGGCGAGCGGTCAGGGTCCCGCAGACGCCAGATTGCAGGCGCTGCTTTCTAAGCCGCTGGTCATCGATCTGCGCCTAGACTCGCACGCGATCCAGGCTGAGGTTGAGCGTCGAACTGATATTCAAGTGAGGCGCGGCCAATGA
- a CDS encoding tail fiber assembly protein — translation MSYAVRKDGQGFRAIDGPDDVESHETYCEGAPPAPVALPPSHEEATRKARDTRDQLLVVAANRMGPLQDAVDRKRATATEVELLGQWKDYRIDLNRVEQQKGFPAQIDWPLSPGEVVS, via the coding sequence ATGAGCTATGCAGTTAGAAAAGATGGCCAGGGCTTCCGCGCTATTGACGGGCCGGACGATGTTGAATCGCATGAAACGTATTGTGAAGGTGCGCCGCCTGCTCCGGTGGCCTTGCCGCCCAGCCACGAGGAAGCGACGCGCAAGGCACGGGACACGCGGGACCAGTTGCTGGTTGTGGCGGCAAATCGAATGGGGCCGCTTCAGGACGCGGTAGACCGCAAGAGGGCCACCGCCACCGAGGTCGAGTTGCTCGGGCAATGGAAAGACTATCGGATCGACTTGAACCGCGTGGAACAGCAGAAAGGTTTTCCAGCACAAATTGACTGGCCGCTATCGCCCGGTGAGGTCGTGTCCTGA
- a CDS encoding phage GP46 family protein, translated as MDAGIDPNTGDATGQRIYTLANAVYIRIATPLGSYWAAPEIGSRLHELRREKDLSRVGKLAKQYAEAALKQLLDDNRATAISVTTEQPHNGWLNLEIKVTDATGNTQVFRFPVRVI; from the coding sequence ATGGACGCAGGTATAGACCCAAACACAGGCGATGCAACTGGACAGCGAATCTACACGCTGGCTAATGCCGTCTACATCAGAATCGCGACCCCTCTCGGGAGCTACTGGGCAGCTCCCGAGATTGGTTCCCGCCTGCATGAGCTGCGCCGTGAGAAAGATCTTTCTCGGGTCGGAAAGTTGGCCAAGCAATACGCAGAGGCCGCGCTAAAGCAACTGCTCGACGACAATCGCGCTACCGCCATCAGCGTAACAACTGAACAGCCCCATAACGGCTGGCTCAATCTCGAAATCAAAGTCACTGACGCCACCGGCAATACGCAGGTGTTTCGTTTCCCTGTAAGGGTTATTTAA
- a CDS encoding phage tail sheath C-terminal domain-containing protein — protein sequence MTIPFDTIPASIRKPGVYMEFNLRMAVRNLPTNPQHICLVVPLGAGATAEPLVPVQVYSAAEAQEQFGPVAGEMVSALLAAYRYAAVSCVGIAVIGTEEPDISAALAASALGGYTILVPAWFSQAAMTSLRTHINTYTDSIEQQSILGVGAVTSTISAATALAASLNSGAISLALLPGTSSSARQVAAAYAAMIASEEDPARPLNTLTLTGTAVPPVAKRLGRTEQETCLKNGVTPLEVGVGDVVQIVRAISTYTKSAAGAGDVSLLDLTTIRTLYYVRQACRDRIRLRFPRDKLSSRTPAAVRGELLDVLKKLEDLEIVENVDDNADGLVVERSGQDANRLNGSIPADVVNGLHVFAGRIDLLL from the coding sequence ATGACCATTCCTTTTGACACGATCCCTGCATCGATCCGCAAGCCGGGCGTATACATGGAATTCAACCTGCGCATGGCGGTGCGGAACCTGCCGACCAATCCCCAGCACATCTGCCTGGTTGTTCCGCTGGGAGCTGGAGCCACTGCTGAACCGTTGGTGCCGGTCCAGGTCTACAGCGCGGCCGAGGCGCAAGAGCAGTTCGGCCCTGTGGCCGGGGAAATGGTTTCGGCTTTGCTCGCGGCCTACCGTTATGCAGCGGTGTCCTGTGTCGGTATCGCTGTGATCGGCACCGAAGAGCCTGATATCTCGGCAGCACTGGCGGCTAGTGCCCTGGGCGGCTACACCATTCTGGTGCCAGCCTGGTTCAGTCAGGCGGCCATGACGTCGCTGCGTACCCACATCAATACCTATACCGACTCGATTGAACAGCAATCCATCCTCGGTGTTGGTGCCGTCACGTCGACAATTTCCGCTGCAACTGCCCTGGCTGCGTCGCTGAACAGTGGCGCAATCAGTCTGGCGCTGCTGCCAGGTACTTCATCATCTGCGCGCCAGGTCGCCGCCGCTTACGCTGCAATGATCGCTTCGGAAGAAGATCCGGCCCGGCCACTCAACACCCTGACACTTACAGGTACTGCCGTTCCGCCAGTCGCCAAGCGTCTGGGGCGAACCGAGCAAGAAACCTGTCTCAAGAACGGCGTCACCCCGCTGGAGGTGGGGGTGGGTGATGTGGTGCAGATCGTTCGTGCCATCTCTACCTACACCAAAAGCGCGGCCGGTGCAGGTGACGTTTCGCTGCTCGATCTGACAACCATTCGCACGTTGTATTACGTGCGGCAGGCCTGTCGTGACCGGATTCGTTTGCGCTTCCCGCGCGACAAGCTGTCGAGCAGGACCCCGGCAGCGGTGCGCGGCGAGCTGCTCGACGTGCTCAAGAAGCTTGAGGATCTGGAGATTGTCGAGAACGTCGATGACAACGCAGACGGCTTGGTCGTCGAGCGTTCAGGTCAAGACGCGAACCGGCTGAACGGTTCCATTCCCGCCGATGTTGTGAATGGCCTGCATGTGTTTGCTGGCCGAATCGACCTGCTGCTCTAA
- a CDS encoding phage baseplate assembly protein, translated as MPTPNDAIRLTIGGMTHATWDGWSVESDLLTPSDAFELELYVRDTAKLPAVLVEGVSCTLNLGRDRVLTGQIDEFEHDVSRNGIAIRINGRDGAAPLVDCSCPFVSMREASLDEVISKVVKPLGISKIDVRQPQSAKKGRRRVQIEPGQTAWEALLQAAEASGLWPWFEPDGTLVFGGPDYDAAPVDGLVLRLDGMGNNVERLSVRRSIANRYSQITVLGQHGQYANDGLDTKRSHLQSVIKDETLAQRGIFRPKVVIDNSTENQNMATTRARKLLADSRLEGFEIRAIVKGYRTASGQVWNPGQRVHVYSEPHGLNAVYFLMARTMRLTRGQGAITELRLREDKMWVLDGAKIKKHKGKLNPDAAFIEQIRSA; from the coding sequence GTGCCTACGCCAAATGACGCAATTCGCCTGACTATTGGCGGCATGACACACGCAACATGGGACGGGTGGTCCGTCGAGTCGGATCTGCTTACTCCGTCTGATGCATTTGAACTTGAGTTGTATGTTCGCGATACAGCGAAGCTGCCAGCGGTCTTGGTCGAGGGGGTAAGTTGTACGCTGAACCTAGGCCGGGATCGGGTTCTGACAGGACAAATCGACGAGTTCGAGCATGACGTCAGTCGGAATGGTATCGCAATCCGAATCAACGGCCGCGACGGCGCTGCCCCCCTGGTCGACTGCTCTTGTCCTTTCGTATCGATGCGCGAGGCGTCGCTGGATGAGGTGATCAGCAAGGTGGTGAAGCCGCTAGGCATCAGCAAGATTGATGTTCGTCAGCCACAGTCGGCCAAAAAAGGGCGTCGTCGTGTTCAGATCGAGCCGGGGCAGACCGCTTGGGAAGCATTGCTACAGGCAGCCGAGGCAAGCGGTTTGTGGCCGTGGTTTGAACCCGATGGCACGCTGGTATTCGGTGGCCCGGACTATGACGCAGCGCCCGTCGACGGCCTGGTGCTGCGCTTGGACGGTATGGGAAACAACGTTGAGCGTCTGTCTGTCCGGCGTTCAATCGCGAACCGCTACAGCCAAATCACCGTCCTCGGTCAGCACGGCCAATACGCTAATGATGGTCTGGATACAAAGCGCTCGCACCTTCAGTCGGTCATCAAGGACGAGACGTTGGCCCAGCGCGGCATCTTTCGGCCAAAGGTTGTAATCGACAACAGTACAGAGAACCAGAATATGGCGACGACCCGTGCGCGGAAGCTGCTGGCGGACAGTCGTCTTGAAGGGTTCGAGATCCGCGCAATCGTCAAGGGATACCGGACAGCATCCGGCCAGGTCTGGAATCCCGGCCAACGGGTACACGTCTACAGCGAGCCGCATGGCTTGAATGCCGTTTATTTTCTGATGGCCCGCACAATGCGGCTCACTCGTGGGCAGGGTGCAATCACTGAGTTGCGGTTGAGGGAGGATAAAATGTGGGTGCTGGACGGGGCCAAGATCAAGAAGCACAAAGGCAAGTTAAACCCGGACGCTGCATTCATCGAACAGATCAGGAGCGCCTGA
- a CDS encoding phage baseplate assembly protein V, whose protein sequence is MTGLARQVREQVQRAFQQVRQTFRAVAASNTQGKLQGVQMEGLAGETVDGELFQHYGFTSAPLPGAEYIVIPVGGSTNHAVVVASEDGRYRLAVQGGEVALYTDEGDRVHMKRGRVIEVETETLLVKATTKVSFDTPLIETTGDIKAIGEIADHTRTMQADRDIYNVHGHNQGPPPDKQQ, encoded by the coding sequence ATGACCGGGCTAGCGAGGCAGGTTCGTGAACAGGTACAGCGTGCTTTCCAGCAAGTGCGCCAGACATTCCGGGCAGTTGCCGCCAGTAACACTCAGGGCAAGCTCCAGGGCGTGCAGATGGAGGGCCTGGCCGGCGAGACAGTCGACGGTGAACTATTCCAGCACTATGGTTTCACCTCGGCACCGCTACCAGGTGCTGAGTACATCGTGATCCCGGTCGGCGGCAGCACCAACCACGCTGTGGTGGTTGCAAGTGAGGACGGTCGCTACAGGCTTGCGGTACAGGGCGGTGAGGTCGCGTTGTACACCGACGAAGGCGACCGCGTTCATATGAAGCGTGGGCGTGTGATTGAAGTAGAGACGGAGACTCTTTTGGTGAAGGCGACCACGAAAGTTAGTTTTGATACGCCTTTGATCGAGACGACCGGCGACATCAAGGCCATAGGCGAGATTGCAGACCATACTCGAACTATGCAGGCCGACCGGGATATTTATAACGTCCATGGGCATAACCAAGGCCCTCCACCGGATAAGCAACAGTAA